In the genome of Vibrio sp. 16, one region contains:
- a CDS encoding siderophore-interacting protein, with product MKKPSAKIVTVTDTFSVTPNMQRITLQGEALADFPLDCEGGYIKLLFNQVGGTDLSQQTEDSLPVMRTYTIRRFDPNKSQIEVDFVKHITEDQQCGFAARWAMAAKQGDTIHIAGPGIIQNMNLDADWYFMTADMTSLPALSAKIQRLPQDAQGYAVIKVQTEDDIQTLEAPVGIKIEWVTQDSLEDAAKRKPWLNGQVSVWCACEFDSMRALRQYFRNEHNVDREYIYISSYWKQGVSEDGHKVLKREDAERQPN from the coding sequence ATGAAAAAACCTTCAGCCAAGATTGTCACCGTTACCGATACTTTTTCCGTCACCCCAAATATGCAGCGCATCACTCTACAAGGTGAAGCGCTGGCTGATTTTCCTCTCGACTGCGAAGGAGGCTACATCAAGCTGCTGTTCAATCAAGTGGGTGGAACCGATCTGTCCCAGCAAACAGAAGATAGCCTCCCTGTCATGCGTACTTATACGATTCGGCGCTTTGATCCGAATAAGTCGCAAATCGAAGTCGATTTCGTAAAACACATCACCGAAGATCAGCAGTGTGGCTTTGCCGCACGTTGGGCAATGGCAGCAAAGCAGGGGGATACGATTCATATCGCCGGCCCTGGGATCATTCAAAACATGAACCTTGATGCCGACTGGTACTTTATGACTGCCGACATGACCTCTTTACCCGCCCTATCAGCGAAGATTCAACGCTTACCGCAAGATGCTCAAGGGTATGCTGTGATCAAGGTTCAGACCGAAGATGATATACAAACGCTAGAAGCACCAGTAGGTATAAAGATCGAATGGGTGACCCAAGACTCGTTAGAAGATGCAGCTAAACGCAAGCCTTGGCTCAACGGTCAAGTCTCGGTCTGGTGTGCTTGTGAGTTTGACTCGATGCGTGCGCTGCGTCAGTACTTCCGTAATGAACACAACGTAGATCGTGAATACATATACATCAGCAGCTACTGGAAACAAGGGGTATCTGAAGATGGCCACAAAGTACTCAAACGCGAAGATGCCGAACGCCAACCTAATTGA
- a CDS encoding LysR family transcriptional regulator has translation MANWEGVSEFVGVAETQSFTAAAKKLDTSVAQVSRRVSSLEERLAVKLFNRTTRRVSLTEAGQLYYQQCKQLVEGLELAELAVTQMQSTPKGLLKVTAPVTYGEQQLAPLLHQFLEKYPQVDLDLNLTNQKLDLIEMGVDVAIRLGRLQDSSLVAKRLSSRQLYVCASKEYLDRFGEPHTLSELSNHQCLVGSVDYWRFKDSKGEKSIRVSGRIHCNSGYSLLDAAIRGLGLVQLPDYYVQSALDTGSLIEVLSDYRDEREGIWALYPQNRNLSPKVRLLIDFLAEKLKD, from the coding sequence GGCGTGGCAGAGACGCAATCTTTCACCGCAGCAGCGAAAAAGCTCGATACTTCTGTCGCTCAGGTTAGCCGCAGGGTCTCGTCGTTGGAAGAGCGTTTGGCGGTGAAGTTGTTTAATCGAACCACGCGGCGAGTCTCGCTCACTGAAGCGGGGCAACTTTACTATCAGCAGTGTAAGCAGTTAGTCGAAGGGTTGGAGCTTGCAGAGTTAGCCGTTACTCAAATGCAATCAACGCCAAAAGGGTTGTTAAAAGTGACGGCCCCGGTCACCTATGGAGAGCAGCAGCTCGCTCCTTTGCTGCATCAGTTTTTGGAAAAGTACCCACAAGTAGATTTGGATTTGAATCTGACGAATCAAAAGCTCGATCTGATTGAGATGGGCGTTGATGTCGCGATTCGACTAGGAAGATTGCAAGATTCGAGTTTGGTCGCAAAGCGTTTGTCGAGCCGTCAACTTTATGTATGCGCAAGTAAAGAGTATCTCGACCGTTTTGGTGAGCCTCATACATTGTCTGAACTCTCAAATCACCAATGCTTGGTGGGTTCGGTTGATTACTGGCGCTTTAAAGACAGTAAAGGTGAAAAGTCAATCCGCGTTTCTGGGCGCATTCACTGCAATTCGGGTTATTCACTGCTTGACGCTGCGATACGCGGTTTAGGCTTGGTTCAATTGCCTGATTATTATGTCCAATCGGCGTTGGATACAGGCAGCTTGATTGAAGTCTTGAGCGATTATCGGGATGAGCGAGAAGGGATATGGGCTCTTTATCCGCAAAACCGGAACTTATCTCCTAAAGTACGCTTACTGATTGATTTTTTAGCCGAAAAGTTGAAAGATTGA